In Synechocystis sp. PCC 6714, the following are encoded in one genomic region:
- a CDS encoding SLC13 family permease, whose amino-acid sequence MAFLQTWLADYQIPLTLAVIVFALMMFVLEWLPIDTTAILVAVILMVLGLVTPTEGIAGFSNSATVTIMAMFILSYGITRTGIIQIIRDSLIKFGGNSLRRQLLLMGMIVGPSSAFLNNTAIVAIFLPIIEEWARQRQISVSKLLIPLSYATILGGMITLLGTSTSILASGLAEKLTGQEFSIFQFTPLGLLTFTLGLTYIILAAPILLPARRNISDGNVAAEYQIKDYVSEIIIPPRSSLIGQTLRQSEIQRKFDIDVLEIIHNDTHFPQPLADRMLTMGDILLVRAGREDLLRIKDERGVEILADVQFVDTEGGNGGPLESSEEKVAEVLILSNSRLIGSTLKDLRFRQRYNATVIAIRRGEELIRQRLGKVRLKFGDLLLLQGPRESFLGLQTTRELLVLEEKPLDNLRLDKAKTAIAIVALVIIVAGFDILPISVTSWAGVMAMVISGCLKPGEIYGAIRWDVIFLLAGLIPLGTAMENSGTTAWFAGFLADAGGHLSGYALLLLFYLATALLTEILSNNATVVLMLPIAFQVAQSLGLNALAFMFVVTFAASNSFMSPIGYQTNTMVYGPGGYRFTDFARIGAPLTVILTLATPLLVMLIYGV is encoded by the coding sequence ATGGCCTTTTTGCAAACCTGGCTGGCAGACTATCAAATTCCCCTCACTCTGGCAGTTATTGTTTTTGCGTTGATGATGTTTGTGCTGGAATGGTTACCCATTGATACCACCGCCATTCTGGTGGCTGTGATTTTAATGGTGCTGGGTTTGGTCACCCCCACGGAGGGAATAGCGGGGTTTAGTAATTCCGCCACTGTCACCATTATGGCCATGTTCATTTTAAGCTACGGCATCACCCGCACTGGCATTATCCAAATTATTCGCGATAGCCTGATCAAATTTGGCGGCAATAGTTTACGCAGACAACTTTTACTGATGGGGATGATTGTCGGCCCCAGTTCTGCCTTTCTTAACAACACGGCGATCGTGGCCATCTTTTTGCCCATCATTGAAGAGTGGGCCCGGCAAAGACAAATATCCGTTTCCAAACTATTGATTCCCCTCTCCTATGCCACCATTCTCGGGGGGATGATCACCCTCCTGGGTACTTCTACTAGTATTCTTGCCAGCGGCTTGGCGGAAAAATTGACTGGGCAGGAATTTAGTATTTTCCAGTTCACCCCCCTGGGTTTACTCACTTTTACCCTGGGCTTGACCTACATTATCCTGGCGGCCCCGATTCTATTACCGGCTAGACGTAATATTTCCGATGGTAATGTGGCGGCGGAGTATCAAATTAAAGACTATGTCAGTGAAATTATTATTCCTCCCCGTTCTAGTCTGATTGGCCAAACCCTGCGGCAAAGCGAAATTCAGCGGAAATTTGACATTGATGTGCTGGAAATTATCCATAACGATACCCATTTCCCCCAACCGTTGGCGGATCGGATGTTGACCATGGGGGATATTTTGCTGGTGCGGGCGGGGCGGGAAGATTTGCTCAGAATTAAGGACGAACGGGGGGTGGAAATTTTAGCTGATGTGCAATTTGTTGATACGGAAGGGGGCAATGGGGGACCACTGGAATCCTCCGAAGAAAAGGTGGCGGAGGTACTAATTCTCTCCAACTCCCGTTTGATTGGTTCCACCCTGAAGGATTTACGCTTTCGTCAACGCTATAACGCCACAGTGATTGCCATTCGCCGGGGGGAGGAATTAATTCGCCAGCGGTTGGGGAAAGTGCGTTTAAAATTTGGAGATTTACTATTACTCCAGGGGCCTAGGGAAAGTTTCCTCGGTTTGCAAACTACCCGGGAATTGTTGGTGTTGGAAGAAAAACCCCTGGATAATCTCCGCCTTGATAAAGCAAAAACGGCGATCGCCATTGTGGCCTTGGTCATTATCGTGGCTGGGTTTGACATTTTGCCCATTAGCGTCACCAGTTGGGCTGGGGTAATGGCCATGGTGATTAGCGGCTGCCTGAAGCCAGGGGAAATTTATGGTGCCATCCGTTGGGATGTAATCTTTCTGTTGGCGGGTTTAATTCCCCTAGGCACCGCCATGGAAAATTCCGGCACCACCGCCTGGTTTGCTGGCTTTTTGGCCGACGCAGGGGGCCACCTTTCTGGTTACGCTCTGTTACTGCTGTTTTACCTAGCCACAGCCCTGTTAACGGAGATTTTGTCGAACAATGCCACAGTGGTGTTGATGTTACCCATTGCTTTTCAGGTGGCCCAAAGTTTGGGTTTAAATGCGTTGGCATTTATGTTTGTGGTCACCTTCGCTGCTTCCAACAGCTTTATGTCCCCCATTGGCTACCAAACCAACACTATGGTTTACGGCCCTGGGGGCTACCGTTTTACGGATTTTGCCCGCATTGGCGCCCCTCTAACTGTTATTCTCACCCTAGCTACGCCCCTATTGGTAATGCTGATTTACGGTGTCTAG
- the csaB gene encoding polysaccharide pyruvyl transferase CsaB, whose translation MRVILCGYYGQDNAGDEALLVCLLQMLPPWVEPVVLSANPPVTKERYGVEVCYNRDWGKIWQLLGQCDGFIWGGGSLMQDVTSVASPLYYGGLMAIAQMRGLKTVAWAQGIGPLRRPPLRWFTRQVLRGCAGISVRDEVSLTLVQQWGLNALLAADPVWSLDAEKTPSSPSPLPVVAVNLRSHGLLTLERLAVITEALGNFQQQTQTHMRLIPLQQSQDLAVAQAIAVELPGSYEILYQPDPRQCKGLFRGAEFTIGMRLHSLIMAAAEGSTCFALSYDPKVSRLMAEVGLAGLELADLPMDSQQLSQLWQQCFQRRQPWMGQGALQRSALQHQALLQKVFAG comes from the coding sequence ATGCGTGTCATTCTCTGTGGTTACTACGGTCAAGACAATGCCGGGGACGAGGCGTTATTGGTCTGTTTATTGCAAATGTTACCCCCCTGGGTTGAGCCGGTGGTGCTATCTGCTAACCCCCCAGTTACCAAAGAGAGATACGGCGTTGAAGTTTGTTATAACCGGGACTGGGGCAAAATTTGGCAACTTTTAGGGCAATGTGACGGTTTTATCTGGGGTGGCGGCAGTTTGATGCAGGATGTGACCAGTGTGGCCAGCCCCCTCTATTACGGTGGTTTGATGGCGATCGCCCAGATGCGGGGACTAAAAACCGTTGCCTGGGCCCAGGGCATTGGTCCCCTAAGACGGCCGCCGTTGCGCTGGTTTACCCGGCAGGTGCTCCGGGGCTGTGCTGGCATTAGTGTGCGGGATGAAGTGTCCCTAACATTGGTTCAACAATGGGGACTAAACGCTCTCCTCGCCGCGGATCCGGTTTGGTCCCTAGACGCTGAAAAGACCCCTTCCTCCCCCAGCCCATTGCCCGTGGTGGCGGTTAATCTGCGGAGCCATGGCCTGTTGACCCTAGAACGATTAGCGGTCATTACCGAAGCCCTAGGCAATTTTCAACAACAGACCCAAACCCATATGCGGCTCATTCCCCTGCAACAGTCCCAGGATTTGGCCGTTGCCCAGGCGATCGCCGTGGAACTACCGGGGAGCTACGAAATTCTTTACCAGCCAGACCCCAGACAATGCAAGGGTTTATTTCGGGGGGCGGAATTCACCATTGGCATGCGACTCCACAGCTTAATTATGGCAGCAGCGGAAGGTAGTACCTGTTTTGCCCTCAGCTATGACCCCAAAGTTAGTCGTCTTATGGCGGAGGTAGGGCTGGCTGGTTTGGAATTGGCTGATCTACCCATGGACAGCCAGCAACTGAGCCAACTTTGGCAGCAATGTTTTCAACGACGGCAACCTTGGATGGGGCAAGGAGCCCTGCAACGATCTGCTCTCCAACACCAAGCCTTGCTGCAAAAAGTTTTTGCTGGCTAG
- a CDS encoding DUF2949 domain-containing protein translates to MSQPNYYQNLLNFLRQDLSLSAESLAIAERTAFSTTDNSNNLPIILWQYGLISLEELDRVFDWLEKF, encoded by the coding sequence ATGAGTCAGCCCAATTACTATCAAAACCTTTTAAATTTCCTCCGCCAAGACCTTTCCTTGTCCGCAGAGTCCCTGGCGATCGCCGAACGTACCGCCTTTAGCACCACCGATAATAGTAACAATTTGCCTATCATCCTCTGGCAATACGGGCTCATTAGCCTGGAGGAATTAGACCGGGTTTTCGACTGGCTAGAAAAGTTTTAA
- a CDS encoding homocysteine biosynthesis protein, with amino-acid sequence MATIAEINDKLSRGKATVWTAEQVKAGVAELGVAKVAALVDVVCTGTFEPMESSGAVINLGQTDPPIKIRQCWLDSVPAYAGFGAVDLYLGATAAADTVSGGDNLNEGESLAERGGGHIIEDLIAGKSIPLRAVGQGTDCYPRTSLETIISIDRINQFYLYNPRNLYQNFIVGVNGGDRLLYTYLGPLQPRLGNAVYSNPGAIAPLFNDPLLQAIGIGTKIFLGGGVGYIAWEGTQHFPLQKRLANQTPIGPAATLALIGDAKQMDAHWVRGCYLKNYGPSLMLGVGVPIPVLNEQVIEQCAVKDEDIVAPVVDFSIPRRVRPTFGLVTYGQLKSGKVTIEGKTVRVAPLASIARSREVAEILKAWLEAGTFSLTEPVAPLPMDRIFLAQDPIGNLSI; translated from the coding sequence ATGGCGACGATCGCCGAAATCAACGATAAACTCAGCCGGGGCAAAGCAACGGTTTGGACAGCGGAGCAGGTCAAGGCTGGGGTGGCCGAACTGGGGGTGGCCAAGGTAGCTGCCTTGGTGGATGTGGTCTGTACCGGCACCTTTGAGCCGATGGAATCCTCCGGGGCGGTGATCAACCTCGGACAAACGGATCCACCCATTAAAATTCGTCAATGTTGGCTGGACAGTGTGCCGGCCTATGCTGGCTTTGGGGCGGTGGATTTGTATTTAGGGGCGACGGCGGCGGCGGATACTGTCAGTGGCGGCGATAATCTCAATGAAGGGGAAAGTCTAGCGGAAAGGGGCGGCGGCCATATCATTGAAGACTTAATTGCCGGTAAGAGCATTCCCCTGCGGGCAGTGGGTCAAGGTACCGACTGCTATCCCCGCACTAGCCTAGAAACCATAATCAGCATCGACCGCATCAATCAGTTTTACCTCTACAATCCCCGTAATCTCTACCAAAATTTTATCGTTGGCGTCAACGGTGGCGATCGCCTCCTATACACTTACCTTGGCCCCCTGCAGCCCCGCCTAGGTAACGCAGTTTATTCTAACCCCGGCGCCATTGCCCCCCTGTTTAATGACCCCCTCCTCCAGGCGATCGGCATTGGCACCAAAATTTTTTTGGGGGGAGGCGTAGGTTACATTGCCTGGGAAGGCACCCAGCATTTCCCCTTGCAAAAACGTTTAGCTAACCAAACCCCCATCGGCCCAGCGGCCACCCTGGCCTTAATCGGTGATGCTAAACAAATGGATGCTCACTGGGTGCGGGGCTGTTACCTGAAAAATTATGGCCCTTCTTTAATGTTGGGGGTGGGGGTGCCCATCCCAGTGTTGAATGAACAGGTCATTGAGCAATGTGCAGTCAAAGATGAGGACATTGTCGCGCCGGTGGTAGACTTTTCCATTCCCCGTCGAGTCAGGCCCACCTTTGGTTTAGTCACCTACGGCCAGCTTAAAAGTGGCAAAGTTACCATTGAAGGCAAAACGGTGCGGGTAGCCCCCCTGGCCAGCATTGCCCGCTCTAGGGAAGTGGCGGAAATCCTCAAAGCTTGGTTAGAGGCTGGTACTTTTTCCTTAACGGAGCCGGTGGCTCCCTTGCCGATGGATCGTATTTTCCTAGCCCAGGATCCCATCGGTAATTTATCGATCTAG
- a CDS encoding CHAT domain-containing protein: MAIRFGLNLILASVAVIATFWAGPQGRTSLAQADPNSAVDQTGKPEAINAQEYFKRGLSHYQKSTLTDFQLAQSSWEQALALWRQENNLAQVAVTLNFLCLVQRQLAPPAVALACYRDLLTTAETLEDWQTQANSQVAIAQLQLQQGDYQGAFESLEKSLPLWKRANFKTGEVISHNELGQIYATLGATEQANYFYNQALAQAQSLGNWGNVAGIEHNLAQVKLAAGDIDEALALEESAFQHWQSLIDDLGGRATPDLSRGQAAGLNNLAFMQVQNKQFNLAQENYQKALTIWQQLGDKNGEASSLNNLGYLAFSQGDLSTAVNYYQRALTLRQISGDRLKESLSRYWLAVALKKQGNAEQAMTEIEKAIYLLENLRQTIGSDDLRSSFLASKQDYYQFYIDLLMEQHQKYPDQGWDGKALLVSESAKARSLLDILAQTPGKLTKGIAPKLLGQKETIERQLNTLQENKIKLYSSNYDPNQQAELDQTMAELLQQYDQVLGQIERESPNYNALTRPQPLNLPQIQALLDDKTLLLEYALGQERSYLWVVGQSSLESYILPGTDELDSAIKNFRQSFLEPTQRLRRPLAVNQGADLYKQLVPASAKVADKRLLIVPDGVLQYLPFGALVTDNPPGQTPTYLIDRHELVTMPSASTLAILRQNTAQREPAPNLLAIFADPVFTTNDERLGTAIARRPENLPMDLELSARDAGVYFDRLPYTEKEAEQLMALFPAEASLNELGFEATREQVFSRAMEQYRFVHFATHGILNSKNPQLSGLVLSLVNPEGEPINGFVRLYDIFNLNLPADLVVLSACQTGLGQEVRGEGLIGLTRGFMYAGAARVVVSLWSVDDEATARLMTEFYRGLLQHNMTPTAALQWAQQRLKEDPRFASPYFWAGFTLQGEWQNLRPADQLAVEGSPLASSVPTKIIGTSLN; the protein is encoded by the coding sequence ATGGCAATCCGTTTTGGGCTCAACTTAATCCTTGCCTCGGTGGCCGTTATTGCAACTTTTTGGGCGGGGCCACAGGGTAGAACTTCTTTGGCCCAGGCTGACCCCAACAGTGCTGTTGATCAAACAGGAAAACCGGAGGCCATAAACGCCCAGGAATATTTTAAGCGGGGTTTAAGCCATTACCAAAAATCAACTTTAACGGATTTTCAATTGGCACAAAGTTCCTGGGAGCAAGCTTTAGCCCTCTGGAGACAGGAAAATAATCTAGCTCAGGTGGCGGTTACTTTAAATTTTCTTTGCTTAGTTCAGCGTCAGTTAGCTCCTCCAGCGGTGGCTTTAGCTTGTTATCGGGATTTATTAACCACAGCAGAGACCCTGGAAGATTGGCAAACCCAGGCTAATAGTCAGGTGGCGATCGCCCAATTGCAATTACAGCAGGGAGATTACCAAGGGGCATTTGAAAGTTTAGAAAAGTCCTTACCCCTTTGGAAGCGAGCCAATTTTAAAACCGGTGAGGTGATTAGTCACAATGAGTTGGGGCAGATATATGCCACCCTGGGGGCAACCGAACAAGCTAACTATTTTTATAATCAAGCTTTGGCCCAGGCGCAATCTTTGGGCAATTGGGGCAATGTTGCTGGCATTGAACATAATTTGGCCCAGGTAAAATTAGCCGCAGGGGATATTGATGAAGCCCTAGCCCTAGAGGAAAGTGCTTTTCAACATTGGCAAAGTCTAATTGATGATCTTGGTGGTCGGGCCACACCGGATCTTAGCCGAGGTCAAGCGGCGGGATTAAATAATTTAGCTTTTATGCAAGTTCAAAATAAGCAATTTAATTTAGCCCAAGAAAATTACCAAAAAGCATTAACAATCTGGCAACAATTGGGGGATAAAAACGGTGAAGCTAGCAGCCTAAACAACCTGGGTTACCTTGCTTTTTCACAAGGGGATTTATCTACAGCGGTAAATTACTATCAACGGGCTTTAACCCTACGCCAAATAAGTGGCGATCGCCTGAAGGAAAGTTTAAGTCGCTATTGGTTGGCGGTGGCTCTCAAAAAACAGGGAAATGCGGAGCAGGCAATGACAGAAATAGAAAAGGCAATTTATTTGCTAGAAAACTTAAGGCAAACCATTGGCAGTGATGATTTACGCAGTAGCTTTTTAGCTTCCAAACAGGACTATTATCAATTTTACATTGACCTGTTGATGGAACAACATCAAAAATATCCTGATCAAGGGTGGGATGGAAAAGCGTTACTGGTGAGTGAATCTGCTAAAGCCAGATCTTTGCTCGATATTTTAGCCCAAACCCCAGGTAAGTTAACCAAAGGAATTGCACCAAAACTTTTAGGACAAAAGGAAACCATTGAACGGCAATTAAACACCTTGCAGGAAAACAAAATTAAGTTATACAGCTCCAATTATGACCCCAATCAACAGGCGGAACTAGACCAAACCATGGCGGAACTCCTGCAACAGTACGACCAAGTTTTGGGACAGATTGAGCGGGAAAGTCCTAACTACAATGCCCTTACCCGTCCCCAACCGTTAAACTTACCCCAAATTCAAGCCCTACTGGACGATAAAACCCTGTTGTTGGAATACGCCCTAGGGCAAGAGCGTAGTTATTTATGGGTGGTGGGTCAATCTAGCCTGGAGAGTTACATTTTGCCCGGTACCGATGAATTGGATAGTGCCATTAAAAACTTTCGCCAGTCTTTTTTAGAACCTACCCAACGACTACGCCGTCCCCTAGCGGTTAATCAAGGGGCAGATTTGTATAAACAGCTAGTGCCAGCGTCGGCCAAAGTTGCCGACAAAAGATTGCTCATTGTGCCCGATGGCGTGTTGCAATACCTTCCCTTTGGTGCTTTGGTGACGGATAATCCCCCCGGACAAACCCCAACTTATTTAATCGATCGCCATGAATTGGTGACTATGCCTTCCGCTTCCACTTTGGCAATTTTGCGGCAAAATACCGCCCAGAGGGAACCAGCCCCTAATTTATTGGCCATTTTTGCTGACCCCGTTTTCACCACCAACGATGAAAGGTTAGGAACGGCGATCGCCCGTCGGCCAGAAAATTTACCAATGGATTTGGAACTTTCCGCCCGGGATGCGGGGGTATATTTTGACCGACTACCCTACACGGAAAAGGAGGCAGAGCAACTAATGGCCCTATTTCCCGCCGAAGCCAGCTTAAATGAACTAGGCTTTGAAGCCACGAGGGAGCAGGTATTTTCCCGGGCAATGGAGCAGTACCGCTTTGTTCACTTTGCCACCCACGGCATTCTCAATAGCAAAAATCCCCAACTGTCGGGACTTGTACTTTCCCTCGTCAACCCAGAGGGAGAACCCATCAACGGCTTCGTGCGTTTATACGATATTTTTAATCTCAATTTACCAGCGGATTTAGTGGTGCTGAGTGCCTGCCAAACGGGACTAGGACAGGAAGTGCGGGGGGAAGGATTGATTGGCCTGACCAGGGGGTTTATGTATGCCGGGGCCGCCAGGGTAGTGGTCAGCCTTTGGAGTGTAGATGACGAAGCCACTGCCCGTCTCATGACTGAATTTTACCGGGGCTTATTGCAACACAATATGACCCCCACCGCCGCCCTGCAATGGGCCCAGCAACGGTTAAAGGAAGATCCACGGTTTGCTTCCCCCTATTTCTGGGCTGGTTTTACCCTCCAGGGGGAATGGCAAAATTTGCGTCCGGCAGATCAGTTGGCCGTCGAAGGATCACCGCTGGCTTCATCGGTGCCGACAAAAATAATCGGCACATCGCTAAATTGA
- a CDS encoding DUF928 domain-containing protein yields the protein MVNHPLNLLLASALTFTVTVPQAIATGFDDLSSNVTPEETLVSLKFPQAGDRGTTQSSGGGGTRGGSCFTQANTNLRIVAPGQDTFTATATPSLFVYVPANRGVEGEFVLVDGDGALIHEQAVTVPEGETILAIAVPTDIALEPGGEYAWAFAVNCTIDNQVVGSAVEAGLVRQELSVEITEQIEETNEPLAKASLYANQGIWQDTLMIVASLPEQRDELVELFDSVGLGQFSDVPIIFVGTDEASGDPSTAN from the coding sequence ATGGTTAATCATCCTCTCAATTTGCTTTTAGCCAGTGCCCTGACCTTTACGGTAACCGTTCCCCAGGCCATCGCCACTGGGTTTGATGATTTATCTTCTAATGTGACCCCAGAGGAAACCCTCGTGAGCTTAAAATTTCCCCAAGCGGGCGATCGGGGTACCACCCAAAGTTCCGGAGGAGGAGGCACTAGGGGGGGTAGTTGTTTTACCCAGGCCAACACAAATTTGAGAATAGTCGCCCCCGGTCAGGACACGTTTACGGCTACAGCTACCCCTAGTTTGTTTGTCTATGTACCGGCCAATAGAGGAGTAGAGGGGGAATTTGTCCTGGTGGATGGAGACGGAGCCTTAATCCATGAACAAGCGGTGACGGTGCCGGAAGGGGAAACTATTTTAGCGATCGCCGTGCCGACGGACATTGCCCTGGAACCTGGTGGGGAGTATGCCTGGGCATTCGCGGTGAACTGTACCATTGACAACCAAGTCGTGGGCAGTGCGGTGGAAGCGGGGCTCGTGCGCCAGGAATTGAGCGTTGAGATAACAGAGCAAATTGAAGAAACCAATGAACCCCTGGCCAAAGCTAGCCTCTATGCCAACCAAGGCATTTGGCAAGATACATTGATGATTGTGGCCAGTCTGCCGGAGCAACGGGATGAATTGGTGGAACTGTTTGACTCCGTCGGTTTGGGTCAATTTAGCGATGTGCCGATTATTTTTGTCGGCACCGATGAAGCCAGCGGTGATCCTTCGACGGCCAACTGA
- a CDS encoding cobalt chelatase translates to MHRLASLPGGWNPAMEGVIIVEQTPAPIIFLTAADTDIQAIGSVWPQLPKDFPAMRVCNLLNLQQSFSIDDYGDRVLSQAEVVVVRLLGGKSYWPYGLEVLAELTETKPALKLFVLPGDDRPDPTLMDQSTVPLKAVHRLWQYFAEGGTENIRHGLMWLGDYGFGRSYQPPVPQTVPKVGIYRPQTILTAQ, encoded by the coding sequence ATGCATCGTCTTGCTAGTCTTCCCGGCGGTTGGAATCCAGCCATGGAAGGGGTTATCATCGTTGAGCAAACTCCTGCCCCCATTATTTTTCTAACTGCCGCCGACACCGATATTCAGGCGATCGGCAGTGTGTGGCCCCAGTTGCCCAAAGATTTTCCAGCGATGCGGGTTTGTAATTTGCTTAATTTGCAACAATCCTTTTCCATCGATGATTATGGCGATCGGGTGCTTAGCCAGGCTGAAGTGGTTGTGGTGCGATTGTTGGGGGGGAAAAGTTATTGGCCCTACGGCCTGGAAGTGTTAGCAGAGTTGACGGAGACAAAACCAGCACTGAAACTATTTGTCTTGCCGGGGGATGATCGCCCTGATCCAACCCTTATGGACCAATCCACGGTGCCATTGAAGGCAGTCCATCGCCTTTGGCAATATTTCGCTGAGGGGGGAACGGAGAATATACGCCACGGCTTAATGTGGTTGGGGGATTATGGCTTTGGCCGCAGTTATCAGCCCCCTGTTCCCCAAACGGTGCCAAAAGTGGGCATTTATCGTCCTCAAACCATTCTTACTGCACAGTAA
- a CDS encoding ATP-binding protein, producing the protein MLPAFSPIFRRLLPAITFDRLLRFWQTLAQQTGDHVQCFVGDLPTSLKPSNGPSVLDAEIDHRFALLVGAGQRALLEGEKISPHHYAVSITFAQGIIEDFIDKQNLPVTTGGMTPLPPLQSGSTISEQLTLGLLEILNSDSTSFSPEPSLQDSLQASQVKVLSQVIAQIRQSLDLSEILNKAVTAVQKFLFVDRLVIYQFHYSQPSLIPPSTEQIPAPKPRQQYGEVTYEARRSPEIDTMLGVMTENDCFSQVFSYEQKYLKGAVVAVNDIENHYSSSYCLVGLLQRYQVRAKLVAPIIVEEQLWGLLIAHQCHHPRQWLDSEKNFLGQIGEHLAVAIFQSLLYSEVQNQKNNFEKRVIERTKELRDTLLTAQAANLLKSQFINNISHELRTPLTSIIGLSGTLLRWFDHPTSLPPAKQQYYLLNIQENGKKLLDQINGIIQLSQLESGQTALNCQSFSLHTLAQTVIHSLLGIAAKQQIHLELDYQINVGQDQFCADQERIDQILTQLLNNALKFTPAQGTVILRIWKENNQAIFQVEDTGIGITEQQLPVLFEAFKVVDDSYGSFYETGGVGLALTKQLVELHGGYIEVESSPGQGTIFTTVIPQQNLPVSTKGPMEERLDIIMPFNSSVIVIEQDEEIATLICELLTVANYQVIWLIDTTNALQQVELLQPGLIIADGDFVDVTEVTRAIKKSRRISKVTVFLLSESLSSAEWQALSQQGIDDYLLKPLQPELLLQRVQSIQQEPPR; encoded by the coding sequence ATGCTACCTGCTTTTTCCCCTATTTTCCGTCGCCTCCTACCAGCTATCACCTTTGATCGCCTGCTCCGTTTTTGGCAGACCTTAGCCCAGCAAACGGGGGATCATGTACAGTGCTTTGTGGGGGATCTACCTACCAGTCTCAAGCCGTCCAACGGGCCGTCGGTGCTCGATGCAGAAATTGATCACCGTTTTGCTCTGTTAGTCGGTGCCGGACAGCGGGCCCTATTAGAGGGGGAAAAAATCTCTCCCCACCATTATGCAGTATCGATTACGTTTGCCCAGGGTATCATCGAAGATTTCATTGACAAGCAAAATTTGCCCGTTACCACTGGGGGGATGACCCCCCTGCCGCCGCTTCAATCCGGTTCCACCATCAGCGAGCAGTTAACCCTAGGGCTACTGGAAATCCTCAACAGTGATAGCACCAGCTTTTCCCCGGAGCCTTCCCTCCAGGACAGTTTACAGGCTAGTCAAGTCAAAGTGCTGAGCCAGGTAATTGCCCAAATTCGCCAAAGTTTGGACCTGTCGGAAATCCTCAACAAAGCGGTAACGGCGGTACAGAAATTTCTCTTTGTCGATCGCCTAGTCATTTACCAATTTCATTACAGTCAGCCATCCCTCATTCCCCCTAGTACAGAACAAATTCCCGCCCCCAAACCCCGGCAACAGTACGGTGAAGTAACCTACGAAGCTCGGCGATCGCCGGAAATTGACACCATGCTGGGGGTCATGACCGAAAATGACTGTTTTTCCCAGGTATTTAGCTACGAACAAAAATATCTTAAAGGCGCAGTGGTGGCAGTGAATGACATCGAAAATCACTACTCCTCTTCCTATTGTTTGGTGGGGCTACTGCAACGCTACCAAGTGCGGGCCAAATTGGTGGCCCCCATCATCGTGGAGGAACAGCTCTGGGGTCTACTGATTGCCCACCAGTGCCACCATCCCCGCCAATGGTTGGATAGTGAAAAGAATTTTCTCGGACAGATTGGCGAACACCTCGCAGTGGCCATTTTCCAATCCCTACTGTACAGCGAAGTACAAAACCAGAAAAATAACTTTGAAAAGCGGGTCATTGAACGGACAAAGGAATTGCGGGATACCCTTTTAACCGCCCAGGCCGCCAACCTACTTAAAAGCCAATTTATTAACAACATTTCCCACGAATTACGCACCCCCCTCACCAGTATTATTGGGCTTTCCGGTACCCTGCTCCGGTGGTTTGACCATCCCACATCCCTGCCGCCAGCTAAGCAACAATATTATCTGCTTAATATCCAAGAAAATGGCAAGAAATTGCTGGATCAAATTAACGGTATTATCCAACTTTCCCAACTCGAATCAGGCCAGACAGCCCTCAACTGTCAATCTTTTTCTCTCCATACCCTAGCCCAAACGGTGATCCATTCTTTGCTGGGAATAGCGGCCAAACAACAAATTCATCTGGAGTTGGATTACCAAATTAACGTGGGACAGGATCAATTCTGTGCTGACCAGGAAAGGATTGACCAAATTTTGACCCAATTACTCAACAATGCCCTTAAGTTTACCCCCGCCCAGGGGACGGTAATTCTAAGGATTTGGAAGGAAAATAACCAGGCTATTTTTCAAGTGGAGGACACGGGTATTGGCATTACTGAGCAACAGCTGCCGGTATTATTTGAAGCTTTTAAAGTGGTGGATGATAGCTATGGTAGCTTCTACGAAACCGGTGGGGTGGGGTTAGCTTTGACTAAACAGTTGGTAGAACTCCACGGTGGCTACATAGAAGTGGAGTCTAGCCCTGGGCAAGGAACAATTTTCACCACAGTTATTCCCCAACAAAATTTACCCGTATCCACCAAAGGACCCATGGAGGAAAGGCTAGATATAATTATGCCTTTTAACTCCAGTGTAATTGTCATTGAACAGGATGAGGAAATTGCCACATTAATCTGCGAACTATTGACCGTAGCAAATTATCAGGTGATTTGGTTGATTGATACCACCAATGCCCTGCAACAGGTGGAGCTACTACAACCAGGGTTGATTATTGCGGATGGGGATTTTGTCGATGTGACAGAGGTGACCCGGGCGATTAAAAAATCCCGGCGTATCAGTAAGGTAACGGTGTTTTTGTTAAGTGAATCCCTTTCTTCGGCTGAATGGCAGGCTTTGTCCCAACAGGGCATTGATGATTATTTGCTCAAACCTCTCCAGCCAGAATTACTATTACAACGGGTACAAAGTATTCAACAGGAACCACCCCGTTGA